The genomic DNA CGCTCTGCGTGGCCAGCTTCCTCACCTCGTCCGCCACCACGGCGAACCCGCGCCCGTTCTCGCCGGCGCGCGCGGCCTCGATGGCGGCGTTCAGCGCCAGCAGGTTGGTCTGCTCCGCCATCGCGGTGATCACGGCGGTGATGCGCCCGATCCGCTCGCCGTAGCCGCGCACCTCGGCGATCTGCTCCGCCGCTTCCAGCACCGATGCGCGGATCTGCTCCATGCTCTCCATCGCCTGCGTCACCACGGCGGATGCGCTCTGCGCCACCGCCATGGCGTGGGCGGACTTGGCCGAGGCCTCCGCCACCTGCGCCGTCACCCCGTCGATGGAGCCGCCCAGCACGTCCAGCGCGACCGCCACCGCCTCGGTGTCGCGCACCTGCTGCTGCGCCCCGCTCGCCACCTGCGCGAGCGCCCCGGCCACTCCGCCGGTGGCCTGCGTGGTGTGGTGGGCGGCGGTGCTGAGCTGCCCCGCCACGCCGCTCACCTCCCGCGCCCGCGCCCGCACGGTGGATATGGAGTCCGAAAGGCGCCCGGCGCCCTGGTTGAGCGCGGCCACGGCGTCGCCCATCGCGCCCTTCCCTCCCTCCGCCCGCGCGGCGAGGTCGCCCTCGCCCATGCGCTCGGCCATGGCCATCAGCGCGGCGGCCTGGCGCGTCTCCGCGGCCAGGATGATCGACATGTAGACCAGGATCGCCGTCTCGAACACCACCCAGGCCGCGTGCACGGCCACCACCTCGATGCCGCCGGTGTGGTTGAAGACGTGCACGGGGAGCCCGGAGCGCTGCAGCACGTCGATGCCGAAGTGGTGAACCGCCACCACCGCCGCCCCGATCAGCGGCACGCGCCAGTCGCGGTACAGGAGGAGGAAGGCGAGCGACGCGAAGATGTGGAAGTGCGTCTCGATCATCCCCGCCGTCTGGTGGATCAGCACGCCGGAGAGCAGCATCAGCGCCACCGCCACCAGCGCGCGCGAGACGAACCTGCCCGGCTGCAGCCAGGTGGCGAGGCAGGCCACCGCCACGATGGGCGTGCCGATCCCCAGCGCCACGCCCCACGTGCCGTGCAGCGGCGCCAGCGCGTACACCAGCGGCAGGTGCGCGGCCAGGAGCCAGAAGAAGAGGCGGTCGGCCGCCCTATAGGCTGCGTCCTGCAGGGTGCGGCCGGTTTGGCCAAAAGGGGTGGCGGGGATCTGCATGGATTTCGCTGAGGGGGTAATGCGGAGCCGCTTCGAGACACGTCGGTTGGGTATACGAGGATACACGAACACATCACGCCGCGCCATGGCTGGCACCCGCTCTGCACGTCTCCCCGTAGATGCGGAGCACACACTCCTCTCGCCCAGCGGTACCGACATGAAGCCATCGACCGGCAGGATGATGCTGGCCACCGCCTCGGGCGCCGTGCGTGAGGCGGCGCGAAGATGCGCGGGCTGGTTCCGGCGAGCCCAACCAGGATCCGCGATGCTCCTGCGCGAGGGCGACACGCGCTTGGCAGTCGTGCGCGACGGGCGGCTCCTGGTGGAGAGCGCCGACATCACCCTGTCGCACGCGGAGTTCGTGCGGCGGGCGCTCGGCACGCTGCCTGAGGGTGCCTGGGTGGGCACCATCCGCAAAGCCGGTGGCGTGGTGATGGCGCTGAACTCGCGCACCTTTTACGGCAACCAGGTGCCGGCACCGCAGTCCGTCATCGACGCCGTGCGCGTCGCCTTCCGCTGATGGACCCGGGCCGCCGCCGCGAGCTGGAAGCCCTCCTCCGCGGCCACCTCGCCGAACAGCCGGACCACGGGCTCTCCCGCCTGCGCTGGCTTGCGGATCAGCTGGAGAATTACGTGGAGCGGTGGATCGGATCCGGGGAGGCGATGCTTGACGGCGATCTCTTCGCGATGGTGGAGATCGGCGCCGACCTGACGCACGAGGAGATCCGCCGCGCACCGCGCTTGCCGGGCATGCAGGGTGCCTGGGATGAGTTCAGCGAGGTACTCTCAGGCGCCCGCACGGGAACGCAAATGCCCGCGCAACTGCGAGAGCCGCTCACCCGCTTCCGCGCCACGCTGCTTCACGAAGGAAAAGGATGAGGGCACCCAAGGGACCCCTGGCGCGCATCTCCGAGCGAAACGTGGAGAGCGTGCAGGCGGAGATCGCGCAGGAAAAGGCGGCGGCGCTCGCGCGCGTCGCCACGCGCCTCATGGACGCCATCGCGCGCCTGGAGGAGCACGACGCCGCGCCGGAGAGCGCCCCCGAGGAGCGAGCCGCGCTGGTGTCGGCGGCGGGCGAGGCGCTTTGGTACTACGTGGTACAGCGCGAGGCGTGCGGCCTCCGCGGCATGGACGGCGTCCTGCGCGATTTCCGCGTCCCGCGCGAGGTGCACCTGCGCATGGGCCCCCGATCCGCCCAGCCCCGCGGCGGCGGTTGATCGCGGCCGGGCGCGGGCCCCGGCGCGGCGGCAAGGGAGGGCAGACACGCAGGTCTGCCCCTACGAAGATGGGTGCGCGGGGCGGGCGGCGGAGCGGCGGCGGGCACGGGCGCGATGAATCGCGCCCCTACGGGACATCCGCGGCCGCGCGCGAAGTTCTCCCCCTCACCCGCCCTGCGCCCCCGCAGGCGGGGGAGGGGGGACGGTGGGCCCGCGGTGGCCGGCGGTGGATCAAACGTGAAAACCGGGGGATGAATCCCCCGGCTGGAACCACGCGAAGCCCACTGAAGTGGGCTCGTGAAACCGGCATTCGCGCCCGAGTCCGCGAAGGCGGACTTCGCGTTCTTCCAGCCGCGAATTCATTCGCCTGGTTCGGGCGCCTGCGCGGCGCCGCCATCCACCACGCGCCGGGATCTCGCCCGGGAGTCCGCGCAGGCGGACTTTGTGCCGTTGTTGCCGCGAGTTTACTCGCCAGGGCCCCCCAACAACCCCTCCACCGCCTCCATCAGCCCCTCCACCGTAAACGGTTTGTGGAGGAAGCGGCCTTGCGCGGCGGCGCTGCCGCCGGGGAAGGCGTTCTCGCGCGAGTAGCCGGAGACGTAGAGGACCGGGGTGTCCGGCCGCTCGCGGGCGAGCTGCGCGGCGAGGACGGGGCCGCCCATCTGCGGCATCACCACGTCCGTGACCACCAGCGACAGCGGGCCGGCGTGCGCGCGGGCGGTGCGGAGCGCTTCCTCGCCGTTGGCGGCTTCCAGCACGGTGAAGCCCGCGCGCTCCAGCAGGCGGCGGGTGGTGCGGCGAACGGCGGGCTCGTCGTCCACCAGGAGCACCGTGCCACTCCACGATCCCGGGACGGTAGGCGGCGGCTCCGGGGTGCGCGGGCGGTGGGGCGCACCGGCGCGCGGAAAGATCACGCGGAAAGTCGTCCCCACGCCGGGGCGGCTGAAGACGCGCAGCGCGCCGCCGCTCTGCTGCACGATCCCGTACACGATGGAGAGCCCCAGCCCCGTCCCCTGCCCCACCTCCTTGGTGGTGAAGAACGGGTCGAAGATGCGCTCCTGCGTCTGCGCGTCGATGCCGGTGCCGGTGTCGTGCACCACGAGCATCACGTACGCGCCCGGCGCCAGCCCGGTGGCCCACCCGCGCGGCCAGGCGTCCACCTCCACGTGCATCGTCTCCACGATCACCGAGCCGCCGTCGGGCATGGCGTCGCGGGCGTTGAGGACGAGGTTCACCAGCACCTGCTCCAGCTGTCCGCCGTCCGCGTTCACGGGGGCGAGCTCATCGGCGAGGACGGTGGTGAGCTCGATGCCGCTGGGGATCAGGCGGCGGAGCATCTTCCCCGTCTCCCGCACGACGCCGTTGAGGTCCACCGTCTCGCGGCGCACCACGTGGCCGCGGCCGAAGGCGAGGAGCTGCCGCGCCAGCCCCGCCGCCCGGTCCACCACCTCGGCGATCGACTCCGCGTCCTCGCGCAGCGGGTCGCCGGGGGCGAGGTCGAGGAGCATGAGGGCGGCCGTGCCCTTGATGGCGGTGAGCAGGTTGTTGAAGTCGTGCGCGATCCCGCCCGCCAGCCGCCCCACCGCGTCCATCTTCTGCGCCTGGCGAAGCTGCTCCTCCAGCGCCTTCTGCCGCGTGGTGTCGGTGATGAACCCCTCCACGGCCTGCATCTTCCCGTCCGCGTCCAGCACGCCGCGCCCCTGCTCCCACACCCACTTCTCGCCCCCGCCGGCCGCGATGATGCGGTAGCTCAGCTCGAAGTGGCGCCCCTGCTGGACGGCGGCCTGTACCTCTCGCCACACCCAATCCCGGTCGGTGGGGTGGATGAGGTCGCCGTACGACACGGCCCCGGGGCCCACCAGCGCTTCGGGCGCGTAGCCGGTCAGCTCCTTGGCGCCCTCGCTGGCGAACTCCATCGTCCAATCGGGATCGTTGGCGCAGCGGTACGCCATCCCGGGAAGGTTGCTGAGGAGCCCCGCGGTGAAGCGCTGCGCCTCCTGGAGCGCCTCCGCCGTCCGCCGCCGCTCCGTGGTGTCGCGCAGGTACGCCGTGGTCCCCGTGGGCGAAGGGAAGAGCCTCACCTCCACCCAGCGGCCGATGCCGGGAAGGCACTCCTCCAGCGCGGAGGGCGCGGGCTCCTCCACGTGGCGCAGGAGCGCGTCCAGGGTGCGCGTGCCGGCCAGCGCGGGGATCCCCTCCGCCAGCGAGTGACCCACCGCATCGTCGCGCGCCACGCCGAAGAGCCGCTCCGCCGCGCGGTTGGCGTAGGTCAGCCGACCGCCGCCGTCCACCGCCAGGTACGCGTCGGAGATGCTGTCCAGCACCGCCTCCAGCCGCGCCGCCTCGTCCACCGCCCCCTGCCAGCGTCCGCGCAGCACGGCGAAGCGCAGGGCGCGCGAGATCTGCTCCGGAGCCGAGTCCTTGGATAGGAAGTCCTGCGCCCCCAGCCGCACCGCCTCCGCCCCCAGCTCCTCGTCGCGCAGCGAGGTGAGGACGACCACCGGGACGCTGGGCGCGGCCTGGTGGAGCGCCAGAAACGTCTCGATCCCCTGCGAGTCCGGGAGCGTCAGGTCCACCAGGACGCAGTCGGCCCGGCGCAGCTCGCGGAGCGCTTCGGCCAGCGACTTCGCGCGCAGCACTTGCGGGGCTCCGCCATCGTGAGTGCCGTGGTGCGCCAGGATGCGTCGGACCCAGTAGGCCGTCGCGTCGTCGTCTTCGACGAGCAGGACGGTCGCCGGTTTGACCTGGGAGGAAATCTGGATCAGGAGCGAGGGACGCGCCGCTTCGCGCGGGTGGAGACGGAAGGGGGATGTGTACGGGATGGCGCGCGGGGAGCGCGCCACTGTGCTGTACTTTGTGTCACGGGCATGTAACGCACAAGATGAACACACCTGATGCGCCCATATTGCGGGCGCAGCCGTCCAGAATCGATACAGCGCGGTCCAACCCGTTGCCACGCAAACGATTGGCGATGCGGCGCCCGCGCGGACGTGCGACTTCTGGACACTCCCGCCCCTCCCTGCGCTCCCTCGTAACTCCTCACGTTCCAACCACTTGCAGGAATAGCCCCAATGGCGCGCCTCTCGCTAAGGGGAGGGGGCACGCGCCGGCCCGGCCCGCCCGCCTCACCCCCTGGCGGATAGATGAGAGCACCGCTTCGATGGGAGCAATCCGAATGATGCTCAACGGCAGGATCATGATCGTGAGCGACCGCAAGCAGGTGGTCGCCGAGCTGGAGCCCATCGTGCGCCGCGGGAGCCACCTGGCGCTCACCGTGCCCGACGCGCGCGAGGCGCTGCGCTCGCTGGAGCAGGGGCTGGTGCCCGACCTGATCATCTCCGACCTGGGCTCGTCCACGGCGCACGAGAGCGCGGAGTACCTGAGCCGCTTCCGCCACATCAACCGCGCCGGCGCGCACCTGGTGATCGTGGACGAAGGGGCCGAGGCACCGCACGCCGACAGCACCATCCCCCTCCGCCGCCCCTTCCGCGACGGCGAGGTGCAGTGGGCGATCGAGGCGGCGGTGGGGAGGATCGCGGAGGAGGTGGTTGCGCTGCGCGGGCAGGTGTGCCGCGAGATGGAGGAGATGCGCCACGGGATGCGCGAGCTGCGCCGCGACGTGGTGACGGCGCTGGCGGGAACCATCGCCGCGCGCGACCCGTACATGCACGGGCACTCGGTGCGCGTGGCCGCCCTCGCCCGCCGCGTGGCCGAGGCGATGGGGGTCGCGCCCGCGGACGTGGAGCTGCTGGAGTTCGCCTCGCTGCTGCACGAGATCGGCAAGGTGGTGGTGCCGCTGGAGCTGCTGCACAAGACCGGGCCGCTGAGCGAAGACGAGCTGGAGCAGATCCGCGCCCACGCCCGCGCCGGCGCCCGCATCGTGGAGGGGGTGGCGTCGCTGCGGGGAGCGGCGCGCCTCATCGAGCACCACACCGACGCCTACGACGCGCTGCACCCCGCGCTGGACTCCGACTCCGCCGAGTTCCTGCTCGCCGGCATCCTGCACGTGGCCGACGCGTACGACGCCATGACCTCGCCGCGCGCCTACCGCGGCGCGATGGACCACGACTACTGCGCGCGCACCCTGGAGGCGGGGAGCGGCACGCGCTTCCACCCCGCCGTGGTGGAGATGCTGCTGAGGATCACGCGCTAGCCTCCTCGTCGCGCCCCACCCGCTCCAGCCCGTACTGCTTGATCTTGGCGTGCAGCGTCGCGCGGGAGATGGCGAGCCGCTGCGCCGCCAGCGTGCGGTTCCCCTCGGACAGGTAGAGCGTGCGCTCGATGTGCTGCCGCTCCACCTCTTCCAGCGTGAGCACGGTGCTGTCCAGCCGCGCCGCGCGCGGAGCGCCGGGGGCACGCAGCGCCTCCGGCAGGTGCTCCGGGCCGATGGCGTCGTCGCCCGGCGAGAGGACGAGGGCGCGCTCCAGCACGTTCCGCAGCTCGCGGACGTTGCCCGGCCAGGCGTAGCCCAGCAGCAGGTCCAGCGCGCGGTCGCTCAGCCGGTCCGGCGATGCGGGGTGGCGCAGGTGCAGCTGCCGCAGTGCCTCCAGCACCAGCTCCAGCACGTCCTCGCGCGACCTCTCGCGCAGCGGCGGTATGGTGAGCGGAAAGACCGATAGCCGGTAGAAGAGGTCTTCGCGGAAACGTCCCGCACGCACCTCGGCCGCAAGATCCTTGTTGGTGGCCGCGATGAGGCGCACGTCCACCTGGATCTCCCGGGTCCCGCCGAGGCGCCGGAAGGTGCGCGTCTCCAGCACGCGCAGCAGCTTGGGCTGCAGGTCGGACGACAGGTCGCCGATCTCGTCCAGGAAGAGCGTGCCGCGGTCCGCCACCTCGAAGAGGCCGCGCTTCATCTCGCGGGCGTCGGTGAAGGCGCCCTTTTCGTGGCCGAACAGCTCGGAGTCCAGAAAGGTGGCGGAGAGCCCGGCGCAGTTGATCTCCACGAAGGGCGAACGCGCCCGCGGGCTGAGCCCGTGCGTGAGCTGCGCCACCCAGCTCTTTCCGGTGCCGCTCTCCCCCTGCAGCAGGAGCGTGGTGTCCTGCGAAGAGGCGAGGAGCTCCACCTGCCGCGTCAGCTCGCGCATCCGCGGCGAGCTGCCCAGCGTGCCGGCGCGCCCCTGCTCCACCACCCGCTCGGCCAGGGTGTGGTTGGCCCGGCGCAGCTCCACCTTTTCCACCGCGCGCTCCGCGGCGGCGCCCAGGTGGTCCAGGTCCACGGGCTTGGTGAGGAAGCCCTCCGCGCCCGCGCGCATCGCCTCCACGGCGGTGCCCACCTCGGCCTGGCCGGTGAGCATCACCACCGTGGCGCCGCGCGAGATGAGCACCTCCAGCACGTGCAGGCCGCTGATGCCGGGGAGGTTCACGTCCAGCAGCACCAGGTCGGGAAGCTGCGCCTCGTAGGTGCGCACCCCGTCCTCGCCGCTGAGCGCCTGGAAGGTCTCCCATCCACTGCGTTCGAAGTAGCGCCGCAGCACGCGCAGCACCGAGGGATCGTCGTCTACAAGGAGTACGGAACGTGCCATGCGGGTTGTCTTCGAGGGGGTCGTTGAGCGGGAGTTTTGCTGCGTCGCTTCCCCAAAGTATGCGAACGCGCCAAATTCTGCACCTTTCATCGTGCGCGATGGGTCGCGCCCCCTTATCATAGGGGCGCTCACCGGCTCCGCGCGTCCCCTTTCCCGTTTCTTTGATGCCTGACAACGAACCCGCACCCGTCGTGCTCGTGGTGGACGACGACGCCTCCGCGCGCCGCACCGCCAGCGAGATCCTGCGCAGGAACGGCTACACGGTGCTGCAGGCGACCGCGGGCACGGAGGCGCTCTCCGTGTCGTGGAAGCACGACGGCGGCATCGACCTCCTCCTGACCGACATCGTGCTTCCCGGGATGAACGGCGTGCAGCTCGCCTCGCGCATCGCGGACCAGCGGCCGGGGATCTCCGTGGTGTTCATGTCCGGCCGCCCCGAAGTGGACGCGGTGCGCTACGGCGTGCTGGCGCCCAGCTATCCCTTCCTCGCCAAGCCCTTCGGCGCCGCCGAGCTGCTGGAGATCGTGCGCGCCGTACTTGCCGTGAGGGCGCCGTGAGCGAAGGGATGCTGCGAATCTTGATAGTGGACAGAGGGGACGGCGCGACACCGTCGCCCCCGAACTCGCGGGCGGTGCGCGTGGCCACGCACGACGAAGCGGTCGCGGCGGCGCTGGCGGGCACGTGCGACGCGGTGGTGCTGCGCGACGGCGGCGATGCGCTCGGCTGCGTCGCGCGGCTGTCGGGGCACGCCGTACCCGTCATCGTCCTGCTGGAGGAGGAAGGCGACCCCGCCGAGTTCGCGCGTGCCGGGGCCGCCGCGTCGCTCCCGCACGCGGCGGCCACCCCCGAGCTGCTGGAGTGCGTGCTGCGGCACGCCATGGCCGCGCGCCAGGTGATCGCGCGCGAGGAAGGGTGCCGCCACCTCCTGGAGCTCCTGCGCGAGGCGGTGCTGGTGCAGAGCGGCGAGGTGGTGGCGTACGCCAACGCCGCGGCCGCCGCCATGCTGGGGCTGCCCGGCCCGGACGGCCTGCTGGGCCGCGCCGTGGCGGATCTCTTCCACCCCGAGCTCCGCGAGCGCGCCGCGGAGTACATCCGCGCCGCGGCCGCGGGAGAGCGCGCCCTTCCCGCCCACGAGCGCCTCCTGGGCGCG from Longimicrobium sp. includes the following:
- a CDS encoding methyl-accepting chemotaxis protein; amino-acid sequence: MQIPATPFGQTGRTLQDAAYRAADRLFFWLLAAHLPLVYALAPLHGTWGVALGIGTPIVAVACLATWLQPGRFVSRALVAVALMLLSGVLIHQTAGMIETHFHIFASLAFLLLYRDWRVPLIGAAVVAVHHFGIDVLQRSGLPVHVFNHTGGIEVVAVHAAWVVFETAILVYMSIILAAETRQAAALMAMAERMGEGDLAARAEGGKGAMGDAVAALNQGAGRLSDSISTVRARAREVSGVAGQLSTAAHHTTQATGGVAGALAQVASGAQQQVRDTEAVAVALDVLGGSIDGVTAQVAEASAKSAHAMAVAQSASAVVTQAMESMEQIRASVLEAAEQIAEVRGYGERIGRITAVITAMAEQTNLLALNAAIEAARAGENGRGFAVVADEVRKLATQSGASAQEAAQLVDGAQRVTARTVATVERGATQAREGAARAADAGSALGEILDVVKSTAHDLGSISEQARDISDASRAALVAAGLSDRAAFMGASQANAAAAGHAASAVEQINASMKQVGSYAEELAEIARGLDREFSRFQTAGAPVAQPHAAELAAA
- a CDS encoding DUF6665 family protein; the protein is MRAPKGPLARISERNVESVQAEIAQEKAAALARVATRLMDAIARLEEHDAAPESAPEERAALVSAAGEALWYYVVQREACGLRGMDGVLRDFRVPREVHLRMGPRSAQPRGGG
- a CDS encoding response regulator; translation: MARSPRAIPYTSPFRLHPREAARPSLLIQISSQVKPATVLLVEDDDATAYWVRRILAHHGTHDGGAPQVLRAKSLAEALRELRRADCVLVDLTLPDSQGIETFLALHQAAPSVPVVVLTSLRDEELGAEAVRLGAQDFLSKDSAPEQISRALRFAVLRGRWQGAVDEAARLEAVLDSISDAYLAVDGGGRLTYANRAAERLFGVARDDAVGHSLAEGIPALAGTRTLDALLRHVEEPAPSALEECLPGIGRWVEVRLFPSPTGTTAYLRDTTERRRTAEALQEAQRFTAGLLSNLPGMAYRCANDPDWTMEFASEGAKELTGYAPEALVGPGAVSYGDLIHPTDRDWVWREVQAAVQQGRHFELSYRIIAAGGGEKWVWEQGRGVLDADGKMQAVEGFITDTTRQKALEEQLRQAQKMDAVGRLAGGIAHDFNNLLTAIKGTAALMLLDLAPGDPLREDAESIAEVVDRAAGLARQLLAFGRGHVVRRETVDLNGVVRETGKMLRRLIPSGIELTTVLADELAPVNADGGQLEQVLVNLVLNARDAMPDGGSVIVETMHVEVDAWPRGWATGLAPGAYVMLVVHDTGTGIDAQTQERIFDPFFTTKEVGQGTGLGLSIVYGIVQQSGGALRVFSRPGVGTTFRVIFPRAGAPHRPRTPEPPPTVPGSWSGTVLLVDDEPAVRRTTRRLLERAGFTVLEAANGEEALRTARAHAGPLSLVVTDVVMPQMGGPVLAAQLARERPDTPVLYVSGYSRENAFPGGSAAAQGRFLHKPFTVEGLMEAVEGLLGGPGE
- a CDS encoding HD domain-containing phosphohydrolase, with the translated sequence MGAIRMMLNGRIMIVSDRKQVVAELEPIVRRGSHLALTVPDAREALRSLEQGLVPDLIISDLGSSTAHESAEYLSRFRHINRAGAHLVIVDEGAEAPHADSTIPLRRPFRDGEVQWAIEAAVGRIAEEVVALRGQVCREMEEMRHGMRELRRDVVTALAGTIAARDPYMHGHSVRVAALARRVAEAMGVAPADVELLEFASLLHEIGKVVVPLELLHKTGPLSEDELEQIRAHARAGARIVEGVASLRGAARLIEHHTDAYDALHPALDSDSAEFLLAGILHVADAYDAMTSPRAYRGAMDHDYCARTLEAGSGTRFHPAVVEMLLRITR
- a CDS encoding sigma-54 dependent transcriptional regulator — its product is MARSVLLVDDDPSVLRVLRRYFERSGWETFQALSGEDGVRTYEAQLPDLVLLDVNLPGISGLHVLEVLISRGATVVMLTGQAEVGTAVEAMRAGAEGFLTKPVDLDHLGAAAERAVEKVELRRANHTLAERVVEQGRAGTLGSSPRMRELTRQVELLASSQDTTLLLQGESGTGKSWVAQLTHGLSPRARSPFVEINCAGLSATFLDSELFGHEKGAFTDAREMKRGLFEVADRGTLFLDEIGDLSSDLQPKLLRVLETRTFRRLGGTREIQVDVRLIAATNKDLAAEVRAGRFREDLFYRLSVFPLTIPPLRERSREDVLELVLEALRQLHLRHPASPDRLSDRALDLLLGYAWPGNVRELRNVLERALVLSPGDDAIGPEHLPEALRAPGAPRAARLDSTVLTLEEVERQHIERTLYLSEGNRTLAAQRLAISRATLHAKIKQYGLERVGRDEEASA
- a CDS encoding response regulator gives rise to the protein MPDNEPAPVVLVVDDDASARRTASEILRRNGYTVLQATAGTEALSVSWKHDGGIDLLLTDIVLPGMNGVQLASRIADQRPGISVVFMSGRPEVDAVRYGVLAPSYPFLAKPFGAAELLEIVRAVLAVRAP